One part of the Lapillicoccus jejuensis genome encodes these proteins:
- a CDS encoding alpha/beta hydrolase family protein has protein sequence MTTSPELPGIPTAGVPAPARTTAYGDDPAQVYDVRLPTGEPRGATVVVVHGGFWRAAFDRHHAAPQAQAFADRGYHVAVLEYRRVSMPGGGWPGTVDDVLAAVAAVRDDADLPEPTVLVGHSAGGHLVALAASRTSAWGLRGAVSLAGCVDLRRGVELGMGDGAVHDLLGAEPAQDPADPLAAADPSMTVPVVPVVLVHGDADDVVPLEVSRSYLARVDAADGSHAPVRLVVVPGADHGAVVDPAHPAFAVVADEVAALLA, from the coding sequence GTGACGACCTCCCCCGAGCTGCCCGGCATCCCGACCGCCGGTGTCCCCGCCCCGGCCCGCACGACGGCGTACGGCGACGACCCCGCCCAGGTGTACGACGTCCGGCTGCCCACCGGCGAGCCGCGCGGCGCGACGGTCGTCGTCGTCCACGGCGGCTTCTGGCGGGCCGCCTTCGACCGGCACCACGCCGCCCCGCAGGCGCAGGCGTTCGCCGACCGCGGCTACCACGTGGCGGTGCTCGAGTACCGCCGCGTGAGCATGCCCGGCGGCGGCTGGCCGGGCACCGTCGACGACGTCCTCGCCGCGGTCGCCGCGGTCCGCGACGACGCCGACCTGCCCGAGCCGACCGTCCTCGTCGGGCACTCCGCCGGCGGCCACCTCGTCGCCCTCGCCGCGTCGCGGACGTCCGCGTGGGGCCTGCGCGGCGCGGTCTCGCTCGCCGGCTGCGTCGACCTGCGCCGCGGCGTCGAGCTGGGCATGGGCGACGGCGCCGTCCACGACCTGCTCGGCGCCGAGCCCGCCCAGGACCCGGCCGACCCGCTCGCCGCGGCCGACCCCTCGATGACCGTCCCCGTCGTCCCGGTCGTGCTCGTCCACGGCGACGCCGACGACGTCGTCCCGCTCGAGGTCTCCCGCTCCTACCTCGCCCGGGTCGACGCCGCCGACGGCTCGCACGCCCCGGTGCGGCTCGTCGTCGTGCCGGGCGCCGACCACGGCGCGGTCGTCGACCCCGCCCACCCCGCCTTCGCCGTCGTCGCCGACGAGGTGGCCGCGCTGCTCGCCTGA
- a CDS encoding MBL fold metallo-hydrolase yields MSEARTWTGGAATTRATCVLEDNPGPMTLDGTNTWVLHEPGADEAVVVDPGELDEPHLRAVADLVEARGARVALVLLTHGHHDHADGAERFADLVGAPVRGAGRGAELADGERIEAGGLDLRVVRTPGHTSDSVSFVLPADRALLTGDMVLGRGTTVVAWPDGELGAYLRSLDVMSALADGGEVATVLPGHGPVLGDAAGVLASYRRHRLERLEQVRRAVAGGATDARAVVETVYADVPREVWPAAELSVRAQLDFLAAERA; encoded by the coding sequence GTGAGCGAGGCACGGACCTGGACCGGTGGCGCCGCGACGACGCGGGCGACCTGCGTCCTCGAGGACAACCCGGGGCCGATGACGCTCGACGGCACCAACACGTGGGTGCTGCACGAGCCGGGCGCCGACGAGGCGGTCGTCGTCGACCCGGGCGAGCTCGACGAGCCGCACCTGCGGGCCGTCGCCGACCTCGTCGAGGCGCGCGGGGCACGGGTCGCGCTCGTGCTGCTCACCCACGGCCACCACGACCACGCCGACGGGGCCGAGCGGTTCGCCGACCTCGTCGGGGCACCGGTGCGCGGGGCCGGGCGCGGGGCGGAGCTCGCCGACGGGGAGCGGATCGAGGCGGGCGGGCTCGACCTGCGCGTCGTGCGGACGCCCGGGCACACGAGCGACTCGGTCTCCTTCGTGCTGCCCGCCGACCGGGCCCTGCTCACCGGCGACATGGTCCTCGGGCGAGGGACGACCGTCGTCGCCTGGCCCGACGGCGAGCTGGGTGCCTACCTGCGCTCGCTCGACGTCATGTCCGCCCTCGCCGACGGCGGCGAGGTCGCGACGGTGCTGCCCGGCCACGGGCCGGTCCTGGGTGACGCGGCCGGGGTGCTGGCGTCGTACCGGCGGCACCGGCTGGAGCGGCTCGAGCAGGTACGGCGCGCCGTGGCCGGCGGGGCGACCGACGCCCGAGCCGTCGTCGAGACGGTGTACGCCGACGTCCCCCGCGAGGTCTGGCCCGCGGCGGAGCTGAGCGTGCGGGCGCAGCTGGACTTCCTCGCCGCCGAGCGCGCCTGA
- a CDS encoding NUDIX hydrolase has product MPTRDFAVHRPDERARSFLDGTLGEPPAVRPAATVQLVRDGADGVEVFMLRRVSSMAFAPQAWVFPGGGVDARDSEGEASDLPWAGPSPAQWAQRLGCDETLARALVCAAVREVFEECGVLLAGPRPDTVVGDLRDESWGRDRAGLLAREHSLAQLLVRRGLVLRSDLLGVRAHWVTPPFEPRRYDTWFFSALLPDGQVPDDDTTEADVAQWVAPAWILGELQERRATMLPPTVVAVEAVAAAESAATFVATDGSVRAVEPELLEVDGEVVLRARLP; this is encoded by the coding sequence GTGCCGACGCGCGACTTCGCCGTCCACCGCCCCGACGAGCGGGCGCGGTCGTTCCTCGACGGCACCCTCGGTGAGCCGCCGGCCGTGCGGCCGGCGGCCACCGTGCAGCTCGTGCGGGACGGCGCCGACGGGGTCGAGGTGTTCATGCTGCGGCGGGTGTCGTCGATGGCCTTCGCGCCGCAGGCCTGGGTCTTCCCCGGTGGCGGCGTCGACGCGCGGGACAGCGAGGGTGAGGCGAGCGACCTGCCGTGGGCCGGGCCGAGCCCGGCGCAGTGGGCGCAGCGGCTCGGGTGCGACGAGACGCTCGCCCGCGCGCTGGTCTGCGCCGCGGTCCGGGAGGTCTTCGAGGAGTGCGGGGTCCTGCTCGCCGGGCCGAGACCCGACACCGTGGTCGGGGACCTGCGCGACGAGAGCTGGGGCCGCGACCGGGCCGGCCTGCTGGCCCGCGAGCACTCGCTCGCGCAGCTGCTCGTGCGGCGCGGGCTCGTGCTGCGCTCGGACCTGCTCGGGGTGCGGGCGCACTGGGTGACGCCGCCCTTCGAGCCCCGCCGCTACGACACGTGGTTCTTCAGCGCCCTGCTCCCCGACGGGCAGGTGCCCGACGACGACACGACGGAGGCCGACGTCGCGCAGTGGGTCGCGCCGGCGTGGATCCTCGGCGAGCTGCAGGAGCGGCGGGCGACGATGCTGCCGCCGACCGTCGTCGCCGTCGAGGCGGTGGCCGCGGCGGAGTCCGCGGCGACGTTCGTCGCGACCGACGGGTCGGTGCGGGCGGTCGAGCCCGAGCTGCTCGAGGTCGACGGCGAGGTCGTCCTGCGGGCGCGGCTGCCCTGA
- a CDS encoding DUF4177 domain-containing protein, translating to MTKWEYATVPLIVHATKQILDQWGEDGWELVQVLAGPDGNGLVAYLKREKA from the coding sequence ATGACCAAGTGGGAGTACGCGACGGTGCCGCTCATCGTCCACGCGACGAAGCAGATCCTCGACCAGTGGGGGGAGGACGGCTGGGAGCTCGTCCAGGTCCTCGCCGGTCCCGACGGGAACGGGCTCGTCGCCTACCTCAAGCGGGAGAAGGCCTGA
- a CDS encoding RidA family protein, protein MTEQLSQVEQRLADLGLEVPEVVPPVAAYVPAVRHGDLVFTSGQLPMVSGAMSATGKVGDGHGLVPPADAQAMAQVCALNAIAAVKALVGDLDTVVRVVKVVGFVASDPSFTGQPAVVNGASELLGKAFGDAGVHARSAVGVAALPLDAPVEVEIVVAVRD, encoded by the coding sequence ATGACCGAGCAGCTCTCGCAGGTCGAGCAGCGCCTGGCCGACCTCGGCCTCGAGGTGCCCGAGGTCGTGCCGCCGGTGGCGGCGTACGTTCCCGCCGTCCGGCACGGCGACCTCGTCTTCACCTCGGGCCAGCTGCCGATGGTGTCCGGCGCGATGTCGGCCACCGGCAAGGTCGGCGACGGCCACGGGCTCGTGCCGCCGGCCGACGCGCAGGCGATGGCCCAGGTGTGCGCGCTCAACGCCATCGCCGCCGTCAAGGCCCTCGTCGGCGACCTCGACACGGTCGTCCGCGTCGTCAAGGTCGTCGGCTTCGTCGCCTCCGACCCGTCGTTCACCGGTCAGCCGGCCGTCGTCAACGGCGCCAGCGAGCTGCTCGGGAAGGCCTTCGGTGACGCCGGGGTGCACGCCCGGTCCGCCGTCGGCGTCGCGGCGCTGCCGCTCGACGCGCCCGTCGAGGTCGAGATCGTCGTCGCCGTCCGCGACTGA
- a CDS encoding sigma 54-interacting transcriptional regulator, protein MSETSTEHVTEHPSAATVGQLRESGYQPRTVKQEVRDNLVAALRAGTNPFPGIVGFDGTVLPDVQRALLAGHDFVLLGERGQGKTRLMRTVIGLLDQWSPQVAGCEIHDDPLAAICTRCRTLLATQGDDVAIEWRHRDERYTEKLATPDTSVGDLVGDVDPTKVAEGRTLGDPETVHYGLLPRGHRGVFALNELPDLAERIQVALFNVLEERDIQVRGYALRLPLDMLVIASANPEDYTNRGRIITPLKDRFGAEVRTHYLDDVEHEVALVRQEAELVAEVPEHLLEVIARLVHELRGSTSVDQRSGVSARFAIAAAEATAASALRRAALTGEDVAVARIGDLADVLPTLRGKVEFEMGEEGRELEVVGHLLRLATAATFRERVAGADLAGFTAHFEDGSTVETGDLVPAATLLEQVGATPGLAVVLERLGVDEESVSPGQVAAAVEFVLEGLHLTRRLSKVEAEGQTIYGS, encoded by the coding sequence GTGAGCGAGACCTCCACCGAGCACGTCACCGAGCACCCTTCCGCCGCCACCGTCGGCCAGCTCCGCGAGAGCGGCTACCAGCCCCGCACCGTCAAGCAGGAGGTGCGTGACAACCTCGTCGCCGCCCTGCGGGCGGGCACCAACCCCTTCCCGGGCATCGTCGGCTTCGACGGCACCGTCCTGCCCGACGTCCAGCGCGCCCTGCTCGCCGGCCACGACTTCGTCCTCCTGGGCGAGCGCGGCCAGGGCAAGACCCGGCTCATGCGCACGGTCATCGGCCTGCTCGACCAGTGGTCGCCGCAGGTCGCCGGGTGCGAGATCCACGACGACCCGCTCGCCGCGATCTGCACGCGCTGCCGCACCCTGCTCGCCACCCAGGGCGACGACGTCGCCATCGAGTGGCGGCACCGCGACGAGCGCTACACCGAGAAGCTCGCCACCCCCGACACCTCGGTCGGCGACCTCGTCGGCGACGTCGACCCGACCAAGGTCGCCGAGGGCCGCACGCTCGGCGACCCGGAGACCGTCCACTACGGGCTGCTGCCGCGCGGGCACCGCGGCGTCTTCGCCCTCAACGAGCTGCCCGACCTCGCCGAGCGCATCCAGGTGGCCCTCTTCAACGTCCTCGAGGAGCGCGACATCCAGGTCCGCGGCTACGCGCTGCGCCTGCCGCTCGACATGCTCGTCATCGCCTCGGCCAACCCCGAGGACTACACGAACCGCGGCCGCATCATCACCCCGCTCAAGGACCGGTTCGGCGCGGAGGTGCGCACCCACTACCTCGACGACGTCGAGCACGAGGTCGCACTCGTGCGCCAGGAGGCCGAGCTCGTCGCCGAGGTGCCCGAGCACCTGCTCGAGGTCATCGCCCGGCTCGTCCACGAGCTGCGCGGGTCGACCTCGGTCGACCAGCGCTCCGGCGTCTCCGCCCGTTTCGCCATCGCCGCCGCCGAGGCGACGGCCGCGTCGGCTCTCCGCCGGGCCGCCCTGACCGGCGAGGACGTCGCCGTCGCCCGGATCGGCGACCTCGCCGACGTCCTGCCGACGCTGCGCGGCAAGGTCGAGTTCGAGATGGGCGAGGAGGGTCGCGAGCTCGAGGTCGTCGGGCACCTGCTGCGCCTGGCCACCGCCGCGACCTTCCGCGAGCGCGTCGCCGGCGCCGACCTCGCCGGGTTCACCGCCCACTTCGAGGACGGCTCGACCGTGGAGACCGGCGACCTCGTCCCGGCCGCCACCCTGCTCGAGCAGGTCGGCGCCACCCCGGGTCTCGCCGTCGTCCTCGAGCGGCTCGGTGTCGACGAGGAGTCGGTATCGCCCGGCCAGGTCGCCGCCGCCGTC